Proteins encoded by one window of Candidatus Margulisiibacteriota bacterium:
- a CDS encoding CopG family antitoxin, which yields MSTMKKKFKTVEEFDKYSEENDITEYIDESSIKFHRPTKRVNVDFTLEILKKIDNEASKIGIARTALIKMLIAQHFMKR from the coding sequence ATGAGCACTATGAAGAAAAAGTTTAAGACAGTTGAAGAATTTGATAAATATAGCGAAGAAAATGATATTACCGAATACATTGATGAAAGCTCAATTAAATTTCATAGGCCCACAAAACGGGTTAATGTCGATTTCACTTTGGAAATTTTAAAAAAAATTGATAATGAAGCCAGCAAAATTGGCATTGCCAGGACCGCATTGATAAAAATGCTTATCGCTCAGCACTTTATGAAACGATAG
- a CDS encoding BrnT family toxin, which produces MADIKFEYDPGKSRINKQKHGVDFEKVKTLWGSPNLQFKTTFAPEDRYGVIGLINSKLYICFFTCRKNTIRIISCRRAREKESELYYEHYEEKV; this is translated from the coding sequence ATGGCAGATATTAAATTCGAATATGATCCGGGTAAATCCAGGATAAACAAACAAAAACATGGAGTTGATTTTGAAAAAGTTAAAACTTTGTGGGGTTCTCCTAATCTTCAGTTTAAAACAACTTTTGCCCCAGAAGACAGGTATGGAGTAATCGGTTTGATAAATAGCAAATTATATATATGTTTCTTTACCTGCAGAAAAAATACTATCAGAATTATTTCCTGTAGAAGAGCGCGAGAAAAGGAGAGTGAATTATATTATGAGCACTATGAAGAAAAAGTTTAA
- the purB gene encoding adenylosuccinate lyase → MIERYSRKELTRIWTLENKFSKWLDIEIAACEAHVKLGNIPKKALDIIKKKASFSVKRIDDIEKTTNHDVIAFLTNVAEEVGPESRYIHLGLTSSDVVDTAFSLLIKEAASVLQKDIEELLVVLKKKANEYKKTMMMGRTHGVHAEPTTLGLKFALWYTEMQRNQSRLESAIHDISVGKISGAVGTYANIDPFIEQYVCKKLGLAADKISTQIVQRDRHAYFMSVLAVIAGSLEKFTTEIRALQKTEFNELEEGFRKGQKGSSAMPHKRNPITCERISGLARVMRGNMLVSMENICLWHERDISHSSAERIIFPDSTILLDYMLVKFTDILEELVVHEDNMLRNLDLLGGAVFSQQLLLKLVEKGSSREEAYALVQKAAMETRDKGLKFQAVIGKSKEINKLLAEKEIKQIFDYRYHLKNVDDIFKKVFG, encoded by the coding sequence ATGATAGAACGTTATTCCCGCAAAGAATTGACCCGCATCTGGACGCTGGAAAATAAATTTTCCAAATGGCTGGATATAGAAATAGCCGCCTGTGAGGCGCATGTAAAGCTGGGCAATATTCCTAAAAAAGCGCTGGATATTATCAAAAAAAAAGCGTCTTTTTCCGTAAAAAGAATAGATGATATAGAAAAGACAACCAACCATGACGTTATTGCCTTTCTTACCAATGTAGCCGAAGAAGTCGGACCGGAGTCCCGCTATATCCATCTGGGGCTTACTTCATCCGATGTCGTAGATACGGCGTTTTCCCTGCTAATCAAGGAAGCGGCTTCAGTTCTTCAGAAAGATATCGAAGAGTTGTTGGTAGTCCTCAAGAAAAAAGCTAATGAATACAAAAAGACCATGATGATGGGCAGGACCCATGGCGTACATGCCGAGCCTACCACTCTGGGCCTGAAATTCGCTCTCTGGTACACAGAAATGCAGAGGAACCAAAGTCGGTTGGAAAGTGCCATTCACGACATTAGTGTAGGCAAGATTTCCGGCGCTGTAGGTACTTATGCCAATATTGATCCGTTTATCGAACAGTATGTGTGTAAAAAACTTGGACTTGCCGCCGACAAAATTTCCACACAGATTGTGCAGCGTGACCGGCACGCTTATTTTATGTCAGTACTGGCGGTAATCGCCGGGTCGCTGGAAAAGTTTACTACCGAGATCAGGGCTTTGCAGAAAACCGAGTTCAATGAGCTGGAAGAAGGGTTCAGGAAAGGGCAGAAGGGTTCTTCAGCCATGCCCCACAAACGAAACCCCATCACCTGCGAAAGAATATCCGGTCTGGCCAGGGTAATGCGCGGCAATATGCTGGTCAGCATGGAAAACATCTGTCTGTGGCATGAACGCGATATCTCTCATTCTTCCGCGGAAAGGATCATATTCCCGGACAGCACTATTCTGCTCGATTACATGCTGGTCAAATTTACAGACATACTCGAAGAACTGGTAGTGCATGAAGACAATATGCTCAGAAATCTCGATTTGCTTGGCGGGGCAGTATTTTCTCAGCAGCTGCTTTTGAAACTTGTAGAAAAAGGATCAAGCCGGGAAGAAGCTTATGCGCTGGTACAGAAAGCCGCGATGGAAACCCGGGACAAGGGTCTGAAGTTTCAGGCGGTTATAGGAAAATCAAAGGAGATTAATAAATTACTTGCTGAGAAAGAGATAAAACAGATATTTGACTACCGTTACCATCTTAAAAATGTCGATGACATTTTTAAAAAGGTTTTTGGGTAG